The Ahaetulla prasina isolate Xishuangbanna chromosome 4, ASM2864084v1, whole genome shotgun sequence genome has a window encoding:
- the LOC131198150 gene encoding olfactory receptor 14A2-like — translation MENQTIVSYFLLLEFSKDRHLQLLHFYLFFILYLAITVANLLIISAVAFDHRLHSPMYLFLVNLAVQDVGIVSAIVPKSMINSLMNTRYISYFDCFAQVLIFNCFEASDYFLLTVMAYDRYVAICKPLHYELVMNWKASIKIMILVWVISFLYGMWHTIGTFYIPFCSNVVNQFFCEIPYLLKLSCFGFNLVEVGFIVASIITLGLGCFIFIIVSYTMIFKAVLKIPSVKGRQKTFSTCLPHLTVISMFWVTVSLAYLKPPSNTQSYLDFTQTGLYCLLPPLFNPIIYSIRNKNIKSAVSKLWTFF, via the coding sequence ATGGAGAATCAAACAATTGTCTCTTACTTTTTGCTCCTGGAATTCTCCAAAGATCGGCATCTGCAGCTTTTACATTTCTACCTATTCTTCATATTATATCTGGCAATTACAGTAGCAAATCTTCTCATCATCTCTGCAGTAGCTTTTGACCATCGACTACACAGCCCCATGTACTTGTTTCTGGTGAATTTGGCAGTACAGGATGTGGGTATTGTTTCAGCCATTGTCCCCAAATCCATGATAAATTCTCTCATGAACACCAGATACATCTCTTACTTTGATTGCTTTGCACAAGTATTGATCTTTAACTGCTTTGAAGCTTCTGATTACTTCCTCCTGACAGTCATGGCATATGATCGGTATGTTGCCATTTGCAAACCGTTGCACTATGAGTTGGTGATGAATTGGAAAGCCAGCATCAAAATAATGATTCTGGTGTGGGTAATAAGTTTTCTCTACGGTATGTGGCACACCATCGGTACCTTTTACATCCCTTTTTGTTCCAATGTTGTCAACCAGTTTTTCTGTGAAATTCCATATTTGCTAAAACTGTCCTGCTTTGGGTTCAATTTAGTTGAAGTTGGATTCATTGTGGCCAGTATAATCACTTTAGGATTAGGTTGCTTTATTTTTATCATTGTCTCCTACACTATGATATTCAAGGCAGTTTTGAAAATCCCTTCTGTGAAAGGAAGGCAGAAGACCTTTTCCACATGTCTTCCCCACCTTACAGTCATTTCAATGTTTTGGGTAACAGTGAGCTTGGCGTATCTGAAACCTCCCTCTAACACCCAATCTTACTTAGATTTCACACAAACTGGCCTTTACTGTTTACTTCCACCTCTGTTTAACCCAATTATCTACAGcatcagaaataaaaatatcaaatctgCGGTGTCTAAATTATGGACTTTCTTCTGA
- the LOC131198151 gene encoding olfactory receptor 14A2-like, which translates to MENQTIVSYFLLLEFSKDRHLQLLHFFLFFILYLATTATNLLIISAIAFDHRLHTPMYFFLVNLAVQDLGIVSVTVPKSMINSLMDTRYISYFGCFAQVLIFASLETSDYFLLTVMAYDRYVAICQPLHYEMVMNWKACTKIVILMWVISLIYGMLHTAGTFSTPFCSSVINQFFCEIPHLLKLSCFGFNLIEIGFLVASVIVTIGCFVFITVSYTMIFKAVLKIPSVKGRQKTFSTCLPHLTVFSMFWVTVCLAYLKPPSNTQSYLDFIQTALYSLLPPLFNPIIYSIRNKNIKSAVSKLWTFL; encoded by the coding sequence ATGGAGAATCAAACTATAGTGTCTTATTTTCTGCTCCTGGAATTCTCCAAAGATCGGCATTTGCAGCTTTTgcatttcttcttattcttcatattataccTGGCAACTACAGCAACAAATCTTCTCATTATCTCTGCAATAGCTTTTGACCATCGACTGCACACCCCTATGTACTTCTTTCTAGTGAATTTGGCTGTGCAGGACCTGGGCATTGTTTCAGTCACTGTCCCCAAATCCATGATAAATTCTCTCATGGATACCAGATACATCTCTTATTTTGGCTGCTTTGCACAAGTATTGATCTTTGCCTCCTTGGAAACCTCTGATTACTTTCTCCTGACAGTCATGGCATATGATCGGTATGTTGCCATTTGCCAACCATTGCACTATGAGATGGTGATGAATTGGAAAGCCTGCACCAAAATAGTGATTCTGATGTGGGTTATAAGTCTTATCTATGGTATGTTGCATACCGCTGGCACCTTTTCAACCCCTTTCTGTTCCAGTGTTATCAACCAGTTTTTTTGTGAAATTCCACATTTGCTAAAGCTTTCCTGCTTTGGTTTCAATTTAATTGAAATTGGATTTCTTGTTGCTAGTGTCATTGTAACAATAGGTTGCTTTGTTTTTATCACTGTTTCATACACAATGATTTTCAAGGCAGTTTTGAAAATCCCTTCTGTGAAAGGAAGGCAGAAGACCTTTTCCACATGTCTTCCCCACCTTACGGTCTTTTCAATGTTTTGGGTAACAGTTTGCTTGGCGTATCTGAAACCTCCCTCTAACACCCAATCTTACTTAGATTTCATACAAACTGCCCTTTATTCTTTACTTCCACCTCTGTTTAATCCAATCATTTATAGcatcagaaataaaaatatcaaatctgCGGTGTCTAAATTATGGACTTTCCTTTGA
- the LOC131198152 gene encoding olfactory receptor 14A2-like: MENQTIVSYFLLLEFSKDRHLQLLHFFLFFILYLATTATNLLIISAIAFDHRLHTPMYFFLVNLAVQDLGIVSVTVPKSMINSLMDTRYISYFGCFAQVLIFASLETSDYFLLTVMAYDRYVAICQPLHYEMVMNWKACTKIVILMWVISLIYGMLHTAGTFSTPFCSSVINQFFCEIPHLLKLSCFGFNLIEIGFLVASVIVTIGCFVFITVSYTMIFKAVLKIPSVKGRQKTFSTCLPHLTVFSMFWVTVCLAYLKPPSNTQSYLDFIQTALYSLLPPLFNPIIYSIRNKNIKSAVSKLWTFL; encoded by the coding sequence ATGGAGAATCAAACTATAGTGTCTTATTTTCTGCTCCTGGAATTCTCCAAAGATCGGCATTTGCAGCTTTTgcatttcttcttattcttcatattataccTGGCAACTACAGCAACAAATCTTCTCATTATCTCTGCAATAGCTTTTGACCATCGACTGCACACCCCTATGTACTTCTTTCTAGTGAATTTGGCTGTGCAGGACCTGGGCATTGTTTCAGTCACTGTCCCCAAATCCATGATAAATTCTCTCATGGATACCAGATACATCTCTTATTTTGGCTGCTTTGCACAAGTATTGATCTTTGCCTCCTTGGAAACCTCTGATTACTTTCTCCTGACAGTCATGGCATATGATCGGTATGTTGCCATTTGCCAACCATTGCACTATGAGATGGTGATGAATTGGAAAGCCTGCACCAAAATAGTGATTCTGATGTGGGTTATAAGTCTTATCTATGGTATGTTGCATACCGCTGGCACCTTTTCAACCCCTTTCTGTTCCAGTGTTATCAACCAGTTTTTTTGTGAAATTCCACATTTGCTAAAGCTTTCCTGCTTTGGTTTCAATTTAATTGAAATTGGATTTCTTGTTGCTAGTGTCATTGTAACAATAGGTTGCTTTGTTTTTATCACTGTTTCATACACAATGATTTTCAAGGCAGTTTTGAAAATCCCTTCTGTGAAAGGAAGGCAGAAGACCTTTTCCACATGTCTTCCCCACCTTACGGTCTTTTCAATGTTTTGGGTAACAGTTTGCTTGGCGTATCTGAAACCTCCCTCTAACACCCAATCTTACTTAGATTTCATACAAACTGCCCTTTATTCTTTACTTCCACCTCTGTTTAACCCAATCATCTATAGcatcagaaataaaaatatcaaatctgCGGTGTCTAAATTATGGACTTTCCTTTGA